AGATTTTCCCACAGTATGTGTTAGTATATGGGATGCTTGTAGAATCAGAGTCTCTGTTGCTGGAGAGTGCTGTTCAAGGAACAGAACCAACCCTGGGGTTTAATATAGCCCCTTTCATCAACCAGTTCAAGGTAGGAAGCTGGTGGGTGGCTTCCAGGCATGGTTTCAAAGCTGCAGCTGTTTAGCTGTTTAGATTTGGTTTAGATTTAGAACTATAAAAAAACACTGTTGAAATTCTCAAGAGAGGTTTTTGTGACCACACAGGGACCTtgagataaaataaaatgggtGATGTTTGTTTTAGAACTGGCATGGAAGTTTTGTGCCCGTTACTGTACAGAAGAATGACTGTGCAGTTACTGTTCCCAGGCAACTGTATTCCAGTGTTTCAAAAGGGATTAGAGGGCTGTATTTTGCCTTTTGTCTATCTCTGATAGCCATTCCAGTAATTCCTGGCAACTTCAGTGTTAAGTTTACTACCTTTTCCCTTTGTAATAGCTGTTACTGCCTGAAGTTCTGGTCTATTCTTTCAGGTACCTGTTCGTGTGTATTTGGATCTGTCTACATTACCCTGTGTACCCTTGAGCAAGCCAGCAGAGCTTTTAAGGCTGGATCTCATGAGCCCTctgctgaacagccccagcagagaAGTGAAGGTGAGTTCTGGGACCCAAAGTGCATTTAAATActcttctgcagagctgcttcttaATTGCTCCTGTGGGCTAAACAGGATTTATTTGTCTGCAGCTGTCTCTGAAAAGGATTGAAATTATTTGAACtactttgttttcaaagagCAAAGTAGTATAACtgatcattattttaaatatttttaggtaCAAATTTGTAAGTCTGGCCGGGTCACTGCGATTCCCTTCTGGTATCACATCCATCTAGATGAAGACCATAGCTTGGACACATCTGATGAGTCCTCACACTGGAAACAAGCTGCAGTTGTTCTGGATGAGCCCATCCCAGTTCAGGCTGGAGATGAACTTGTACTTGATGTCCAACACCATAAAAGCAATATCAGCATTACAGTTAAAAGGTGAAGAATGTCCTGTGTGATTTATGCTTAATTACCTATGCATAAACTGAATGTTCGGAATAACACTGCTGTTACTTTGTAATAAAgtctaaattttatttactgaTCAAAAAAGCTGATTTGTTGCTGTAATAAGAAATACTTAGGTTCCAGTGGTGGACTAGAATTTGCACTGTAAGGGTATCCTACCAAGCTAGAGGAGGTATTGTCTTCACTGCAGCACAAACCTGATTGCTGGCTTGTGTAGTGActgcagcagtgggacagaGTTCTGCTACCAGGTCAGCTGTAGAGGGGAACAAAGCACCTGGGTACCTGTACCAGCAATAAACAGCTGTGGCTGTTTGGGACAGAGTCCTTCTTTCTCAAACTGTGATTCAACTTCTTAGTTGCCAGAGCCTCCTACATCAGTGTATTGAGATGTTCCCCTTGTGGAAGGACTGAACAGCATTCCAGCTGCAGTATCACTAATTagtgctgcacacagagcattcTAAAAAGCTGTAAAGGAGGGCTGTTGGGTAACTCAAGCTATATAGTGGAAGGTAAAACTGGTAAACTTTTTAGAATGCCCCAgagttttttttctgggagtACAATGGGAATTAACTTATCTGTAGGAAGTTGTATAAAATacagctgtcactgcagtgCTCCCAGCGATCGTCTACAGCATTACATCTTGGTATAATGCAGGTAACCAGTTCCTTCTACTAAATTTGTACACAAGTGGAAGACTAATAAAAGCTTTGAACTCAGCACTGATTCTAcctctgcagagaggaggaagacTGTTACCAAGATTTTTCTGTAGCTAAGCTTCTTTTTAATGTGCAGGCTGTTTAATGGAGAAGAGGCAATTCTGTGATCTTGCCTTAACAGCAGCAAGTATAAAGAGCCATCCAAAAATGATTCTTCTATAAGCTCTGGGCCTGCTGAAGTCATGATATACTCTTCATTAAGTCAAACATTTCACATAGTTTAACTTATTTCTATATATCAATTTCTGTAAAGTCCACTCAGTTTAACTTCAGAGACTGTTAGAGCTGGAGTTGTCTCAGCCTCAGCTGAACCTGCACCTGAGAAATTGCTATAATAAAGCTGCTTTTAGAAGGGTGGAGGAAACatctccattttattttttttccaaagtagaGGCACAAAGTAATGTTTTCTGAAGATAAAGTAACTGGATACGATCCTTCATCCAAGGGGTACAATGTATAATGAAATGCAAGTGAATGAGAGTAGGACAGAGGCTTTTGATACTAcataaaaatctgtttcttaaACACAAAACCATGATCCATAAAATGTTAAGTTAGTCTGACACAACTAAACCTGGTACATAGTGATTTCACCAGAGTGCAGTTGTATAGAAAAGTGTTCAGGTTTCTTGTGCAAGAACACCtctgataaaaacaaaaaccttacAGTGTAGGTTAgatgtatttattaaaatttttgtaATTAGGATGAAAGGCAAGTGACTCCAAGACAAATGAAAGACATTCTAGTCTCCTTGAGTAAGGCAAGAGCAATCCTCAAGACTTCTGATTAAAAAACTCGGGAGGAGATTTGGCATAAAACAGCAGAGGAATAAATACAGTTAAGAGGAAAATGGACAATTTGCAAATGAACTTTTTATGTAATTGTGATAGGTTTTGCTGTGGAATACTGTGGTAGTGGTTTTCAAAAGACAGGGTAAGTATCATTGCAAgattagtatttattttttaaattcaatagCAGTTTTTAGGGAAAGGTACGATCCTATAAGctgctgcaattaaaaaaaataacttttctcccagaaagaaacaaacaagcagGAATATTATGTTGTGCAAATAGAATAACTGAATAATAATAACTTAGTAGCTTTCAAGAAATACCCTGAAAGAATTAACCAAGACACTTAAATAGCTGTTTTCCTATCAAGGTCCTCTCTGAACCTGTTTTATACCAAACACACATAACttcaagtattaaaaaaaaattcttgagaGTGAGGTTTTTGAAGAGCTAGAGCAGAGTAGCTACTCTGcttgcagcagccctgctccctcagaTACTACTCCTACCCCTGCCCCTTTTTACCTGTATAGATGCAGGAAATCAGGTTATTTCTGGTAGTGGCTGCAGTGGGCACTGAGGTCCCAATGCACTGTGATCCTGTACAAGTTGCTTCCTTTTAGGGCAAAGCTGGTACATGCATAAGGTGATACCTGGGATCAAGCATGGATTAGAAGATTCTGATTTTTCATAAACCCAAACAAGAATTCCCTTTACAGTAGAAGCCATGAAATACTGAAAGCACAAACTCTTGCAGTAGTTCTACTTAAGATCCTCTTCTTCTCTGAGGATGGTTGTAGTCATGTGTCATTCACACTCTTAAATTATTGTAAGAGTAAATCAAATTGCTGGAAGGTGAACCgtttaaataaaatctttaattgCTTATTTACAACAAAGGCAATGAGTTGGCAAATTGGAAATCATGATTTTCACTTTCTCACTAACTTCAGATACAGCAAGTACATACTCAGCTATAAAATATGCAGCCTAGTGAGTAAGGCGCAATATTTACATCACACTAGTACTGCAAAAGAAGCACTTAAGATGAATTTACTGACAGCCAGAAGTTAAACATTTATCCTGGAAATGCTAACAATGCTGAATAAGAAACTTAAGATCTTGTCATTTAAAAAGTAGTGCTCTactggtttggttgtttttgtcaGATTGCAAACATGCAATAATAGTAAAAATCTGATAATgggataaaaacaaaaaactgacATTGTCAGTTTTTGCAAAGTAACATTTTGATACAAGTGTACTGCTTCTTGGGCTGAAATCTAGTCCTAGTAACTCCAGTATTAGATTACTACATAGTTTTACCTCAGCAAAGGTcttctctggggaaaaaaaaaaaccattacATTTGAATCCAGGCTATCCTAGAAGCATAATACGatcacacacagacacaaatttAAGAACACAAATTACTACAGACACAAGATATCCCACTttaacagcttaaaaaaaaacttaagtGTTAAAGAACTTACTGCAgcccaaaataaagaaatcagttttgttttctactTCCTTTTTGATATCCTTCATTCCCCCTCCATGTATTTTAAGGTAAGTAACCATTATTCTTATTTTAGAAGGCTAGGGAAAAGAATAGTCAAGGTAAAGTATTAATCCAAACCTACCATCCTGGCTGTCTCTTCTGGATATAAAAGACTTACAAACTATGAGCCTTAAAGACAACAGATAACACCAACCATATGATCTGGGCATGATAGCAAGGCCTTCAGGGAATGTTTCCTTTGTAGAGATTCTTTACTAATGCTTGGTAGTAACTATCTTCATGAAGGGACTTTATTTAGCCATGTAGGAATGGGAAGAAGATGGCATCTGTACAGAAGCTATCATTTCACCCACATTCCATTCAGCACTGGCTATGGAAGCTAACCATCATTAAGACAAGCAAAGTTAACACAAACAATTTTTGCTACTGCTCTCCTTAAAATACATTCTTGAAATTAGGCTTTCCCATTGCTAGCAGTATTTgcactttatttttatatgagcagaggatttttttaaaacgTTACTTTTGCACTAATGAAATTCAGTGTAATTTTGATATGATGTGGAAGCATTTAGCAGTTTAAGGAAATGATGCTTAAATTTATGCAGAAACAGTGTGCGTGTTTCATATCCATGGGGTACTCGCAGATGCTCCCATCCATTACAGATTCTGGATTCAGATGTCAGTTACAGCCATACCATATCCTCTTCCTGTCCATGCAGCAGCTTTCCCAAGCTTTTCAAATTCCATCCTTAACAGTACATGTTAACAGGACACGTGTGGCAAGTATGTAATGACTCCTTGACACATTCAAAGAAAAGGCAAGTTTAACTTTTATCCAGAGCTTTCTCTGCTAAGTTGTTCTCTAGTTCAGGTGATTCTTCAGCATCCTGACTGGCAGAAGGGTTAAAAATCCCATCCACTGCAGGGGCTGTCGTTGGTGTTGTGAGAGGGGTCACAGTGTGTCCAAACCCCTGATAGTGACCCATGGGTGAAGATGGCATTGAAGAAGCATCAGAAATTGGGTCTTGAGTAGATGAAGACAGTAAACTTGTATGCTCATTTTGTTCATGATCCTCagcaaaaaacattttccttggcTGGCCCAAAACTGTCCTCCCTAGAATTATGcaaaatgaaaaggttttttaaTCCTTCCAACACTGGTCTTCAAACACATAAACTCTAAAACAGTCATGTTAAATTAGAAGATAagtctttgctttttatttgttttacatGGGCATTATtagttttaataaagaaaagtaTGTCTTTCCATTTTAGAGAAAAACAACTTACctaaccttttctttttaaaagaaaaattaaaaactagaCTCTAAATCAGTCAGgaattctggaaagaaaaaagtgccaGATAAACCATGAAATCCTCTAGGCATGCAGCTGCCACTGATTTGGTAATAGAATGTTCTCAGGCTGCTATAAAGGTGGGCAATAGTGTGACATGAAGCTGGAAATACAGATGCTGTTGATAGATTGTACAAATCCTGTTACTTACCCACATTTCGAACCTGTTCGGAGATATCTGCCCTTAGATCAGAAATATCCCACATTGCAAGGAAGGAGTCAAAGCATGAGCCTTCTTCAGCTTCTTGAACATAAGGTTTATAGGAAAAACTGTAGTGATGTGCAATAGCAGCCAGAAACATCTCCACACAAATGATAAAATCCTGCAATGACAGAGATACTGACTTAATCATTAGTTCTGGGTTTCTTCTACAACTGAAAGGCTGCAATTGCCCTGGGATACTGACATCAGCTACCTTTCCACCAATATATTCATGGCAGCTTTCAGAGAGCCATACATACAGGACTTCACTTAAACAGATAATTTAACAAGCAGCAGCTCTACAATGAATACCTGCAAGAAGAAATGCAGACATACTTCACTGGGGCACATTCCTTCTGCCATGGATATAGAAGTGTTAAGCATAAAACTCACATGGGCTCATTGACTGAAACTTAGCCCAGTTTAGAATAAATCATTACTAATCAAGCCTGTGTTACTTCCTTGAGTATTTCCAAGTATTTCCTTGAGATCAGCTGTGTCATCTTACATATAACCATTTCTGCCCAGAAATAACCATCTGCTCCTACCTGTAAGCCTGTAGCCACAGCTTCCACACTTTGCCAATCCCAGGTGTGTTTCTCAGAAATAACACCAACTTTCACCAGCAATGCAATGAGCACAGCCTGCCTATAAAGAGAATTTATAATAAGAAGTATTTGTATTAGAATTGTAACAGTAGTGCCAAAAATCTGCAAGCAAATCTAGTCATACGTGTACATAGGAacaatcttaaaaaaaccttttctgttCATATACTTAGATTTGAAGAGGAGGAAACAAACTTAATGAGATATGTCATTCATCCCTCACCCTAAAGACCAACAGAACAGAGAACTAAAGAAGAGTTTCTTGCTCCAGTTAGTCATTAGAACAAGTTCCTTCTCTTTCAGGATGTTGCTGTAGCTCAGAAAGGAATGCTCTGATAGTCAAATACACTCCCTCATTAGCAGCTCAGTGTGAGCAATGCTCAAAGagcaatttttatttaacttaCAATAACTTATTTtgaacaagtaatttttttacttttaaaaggaaattagtTTTGAAATAACTGCAAGTAAAGATTCTAAAATAAGTTATGTTCTTGAGAATCACCTTACAAAAGAGCAAGTCTAAAAAATAATCTTAAGTGAACAAGACTGCTCTCTCCAACCAGTAGTACCCTCTTCCCCTCACTGCAGCTCACTAAGATTATGGGTAGACATTCTAAGCCCTCTAACTTCATAACAAATCCAGCCTTTTCAGCTCTTCTACAATCTGCTCTGAGAGCAAGAAGTAACAAGTAAAAAATCCACTtaccaaaaagaaacaaaaactacCATCTTCACACAAAGGAACTTGCCAACAGGCTGGATAGGGTTCAGTTCCTCACGCAGTACTTTATAAAACAGCACCAGACAATACATGGCAAActgacaaggaaaagaaaattaatgaaagctTTCAAATCCATGTTTATTTTGTGAGGGACTTGTGTTACACCACTTCTACAGCTAAAATATGTATCATAGCACGAGACAACCTTAAAATGctatctatttttttaaaaaagaggctTTGGTTTTATGGCATCTTTGcctttctgttttaaagcactttcttttctttttcttcctgaaattccAATCATTTCAACCAGGACACAgaagctggtgctgctgttgggaCTGCTGTCACAGCAGAAAGCAATTACAGCTCCCTCTGTGACAGTGACCCATCAAACACAGGGGTGGCAGCAAGAGTAGGACAGAATTTCCAAATGATCCTAGTTGTTATGCTGTTCTgactcctgctgctgttgccaAGAGAAGTAAGAGCAATCCATGGACTCCAAAATGAAACTCTCAATTTTAGGGGCTAACATCTTACCCTGACATTATCTGACAGCTgacccaacaaaaaaaagatgttGGGTAGGCCAGACTCTCAGCACTGCACacaccatttttatttttttcctgtgaatgtTATCACCATTTTTAACACAGAATTTTTAACATATTGATTCTTTGTATGAGTGCTGGGAGGAAGCTGTGGGGGCAAGTGGAGTCATCTCTTACCAGAGAGGGGCAGGTCTGCAGCTCTAATGCCTGGGCCAGACCACCTCACCCATCAAATAATTTGGGGTAGAAAGGTGCTTACTTAATGGAGCTTCATTGTAAAAATAACAAAGTTTTAGATTATCTGGTTTTCCAGTTTTTTCATACATAATATTTAACAGACAACATTTTTgacttaaaatagaaaatattctaCCTGTAAGAATTACCAGACATTTACACAATCACTGCCAACAGTTCACATAGAAGATTCACATAATACTGATGAATTCCAAGAGCAGAAAGATGTACTCCTGATACTCACTAGCTGCGACATGTTGTTAAGTATAACTAGGTAAGTCCATGCATTGTTGAAGCTGAAGTTTCCTTCATCATACACTCCCACCAGTTCACAAATTCTGGAAGAATTTTTAGAATTAATCACTATGGAGTAACAGATCACTTCCCTCAAGTGCTACATCCTCACTGTATCAGTCAATCCTTAGAATTCAAAACCTCTTCTGGTACTCAAATATGGGCACTGGGGGCCTGCACAAGAATCAGTTTCCAACagcatgtgtatatatatatataaatataaaaaatagaaatatttatatggATATTCATTGTGAGTAGCAACTTTTTTCACAGTCTCACAGAATTAACAGTAATGACCATCAATGCAAAGCTCATGAAATTAAGCTTTCAGCATCATCATGCCTGACTGTCTACTGTTCTTTTACAAACACAGGCTGTATGATATGAAGGCACGCAGTCAGGCTTGTCACatgtgaagtttaaaaaaaatttagaagttaCAAGAAATCTGCCTTTAAAACTTCTCAGTTGTTGAAGTCAATgaaaaaaagggaggaggaaaaaagaatctAAAAATTAAGAGatcataaaaatgttttttcccaCCCCAACAGTACTTCACATTCTATCCCACTGATTACAGAAGCTGGCATTAAGTATTCATGATTTCAATTCTGCAAATAGTCATTTGCTATAGAAAAGCCATAAAGAAATCATAAGTTGATTCAAATTGTTGAGACCTATTTAGCATGCAACACAAGTCTGCTTTCAAACTGCCTTGATCCAATACAAAGGGCATGACAATTCTTTCCAGTGTAACTCAAAATCATATCCTGAAGAtcaatattaattatttattagtATACTTACAAAGCAATGATGGTAGTAAATGGTCTGACAACAGTGTACTGCAAAACACCCAGTTTACATCTAAACAATAAAActctgaaagagaaacaaaaaactcaTTGTACAAGGATTTCAATACAATTCTCTTATGGATGAGTCCTATTCTCAATAGATTTACTaagttaaattttaatttgatgGTAATTTCAACTTCTACAGCCAGGACTTAAGATGTTGCATCATACAGAGTGTatacacaaaacacacaaaagagcTGGATTTTTACAGACACATTACAGGAAATATTCAATGATTCACTTATTTTAGCCATGAAAAGCTTCTGGCTGGACTAAACAAAGAGAATGCAATTTTTGCTGTATTTGAAGATGTAAGAAAAACTTTGAGTCTAAATATAGGAGACttaaaaatcataataattGCCCTAAATGCTTAAGAGAACCAAAGCTCTTTGCCCAGTATGGCAAGCTGTATAAAGAAGCTGTGATCACTGAAACccaccttcccttctcctcaccCCAAACAGCTTTATCAAAATCAAAATCTCCTGAGAGATTTTATCACTTTAAGCATTCAGATATAAACAGTGCAGATACATAAGGCCTTTCACCCTTCATCTGAAGTAAAAACAACAGGCTACCCAGTCTACTCCCAGCTCCACATGAGGTTTGTGGCAAAGAGCAAAGGAAGCAGATTCCAggagaacttttttttaatatttctcaaAAATAAGAATTTCCTTCAGCACCTCCTGAGTCAATCCATGCATATTAGTAACTAAGTCCAAATCAGAGGATGTTTTATAGCTTGATTGTCACTCGTCCAcagctgctttcagcagagGTTCACAGCTGATCAAACCCATACAAACCATAAACTCCCTCCATCAAGCAGCAATTGTTATGCTGCTAagtatgaaaacaaaatgtttggatCTGCCTACACAGCCTAGAGCTTGAAGATGTCATGATATACTCACTCTCCCATAGCCCACGAGGGACAGCAACAGAGAGGGGGCAGATGTCTCTGCTGATCTTTCGCCTCTATTATTAACACCAGGTTTGGGTACCGGTTGGTTAagtaatttgaaagaaaaaccaTAAAGTTATAGATGACATAAGCTTCATAGCATTCTCGACATGTATCCACATATATTGCAATCTTGGGGTATTTCAAAGCTATCCACTGCAAGAAGAGAGGTACACAAAAGGTTATGTGCGAGAAAGACAAAAGGGATCCCAACGACAACACTGCTTCAGCAagctctggagccagcaggCACTGACCAAAGAGGGCTAAGGGGAGAGCACTGGGCTAAGGGGAGAGCAATGCTACAGCTACAAAATACGGGTGAGTTTCAGACCAAAACCCAACCTTTTACTTTTAGTGAAACTGTGGTTATGGATCAGCTGCCAGAGCTCTCAGTTTCTGACTATCACAAACTGCACAAAGGTTAATGTTATCCTTTGTCCCCCGAACCAAAAAGGAATCATTTTAGCACTCAGTGTAACTCAGGAAAGAATTCTAGTAGTAAGCCTAACTCGGGTAAGGAAGGTACAGCACTGAATTTTAAGGCAGTTCTTGGATCAGTCCTGTTTCCACTTCTGCTATTAACATGGAAGGGCAAAAGGCTCCTGTCATACCCCTTTCCGCATCCATCATAAAGGATACTCATGGACAGGGCTAAGAAAGGTTATCAAAAGCAACCCCAAATCTCCAAAAGAAGACTGTGGTATGACTAGAGCTATGCTTCTGACATGCTCCATAAGCAGGAATGCCTAGAAGTTTTTAGGACTACCCCCTAGATGCAGCACAGATTCTGCCTGACACTGTTTTCCCTCACTCCCACAACAAACAGAATTTGATTGAGCTGGTAACAGTAAGAGAAC
The window above is part of the Molothrus ater isolate BHLD 08-10-18 breed brown headed cowbird chromosome 4, BPBGC_Mater_1.1, whole genome shotgun sequence genome. Proteins encoded here:
- the TMEM184C gene encoding transmembrane protein 184C, whose product is MPCTCGNWRRWIRPLVVLLYIVGLLVVVPLCVWELQKLEVGIHTKAWFIAGIFLLMTIPISLWGILQHLVHYTQPELQKPIIRILWMVPIYSLDSWIALKYPKIAIYVDTCRECYEAYVIYNFMVFLSNYLTNRYPNLVLIIEAKDQQRHLPPLCCCPSWAMGEVLLFRCKLGVLQYTVVRPFTTIIALICELVGVYDEGNFSFNNAWTYLVILNNMSQLFAMYCLVLFYKVLREELNPIQPVGKFLCVKMVVFVSFWQAVLIALLVKVGVISEKHTWDWQSVEAVATGLQDFIICVEMFLAAIAHHYSFSYKPYVQEAEEGSCFDSFLAMWDISDLRADISEQVRNVGRTVLGQPRKMFFAEDHEQNEHTSLLSSSTQDPISDASSMPSSPMGHYQGFGHTVTPLTTPTTAPAVDGIFNPSASQDAEESPELENNLAEKALDKS